Genomic window (Planctomycetota bacterium):
TGCGTTCGAGATTTCGGACGCCGGCCTCGCGGGTGTAGCCGTCGATGATGAGGCGGAGCGCCTTGTCGTTGAACCGAGCCTGGCTCTTCTTCAGGCCGTTGTTCTTGAGCTGCCGTGGGACGAGGTACGTCTTTCCGATGTGGAACTTGTCGGCCTGCGTGTAGCCGGGAATGTCGATGACTTCCATGCGGTCCCGCAGCGGGCCCGGCACGGTGTCCATGGTGTTGGCCGTTGCGATGAAGAGCGTCTTGCTCAGGTCGAACGGCACGTCGAGGTAGTGGTCGGTGAAGCTGTGGTTCTGTGCGGGGTCGAGGACTTCGAGCAGGGCCGACGCCGGGTCGCCGCGGAAGTCGCTGCCGACCTTGTCGATCTCGTCGAGCATCATCACCGGGTTGTTCGTCTCGCCCTTGCGCAGCTCGGAGATGATCCGCCCCGGCATGGAGCCGATGTACGTCCGCCTGTGTCCGCGGATTTCCGACTCGTCCCGCACGCCGCCCAGTGCGACGCGGATGAAGTTGCGACCCGTCGCCGCGGCGATGGATTTGCCGAGCGACGTCTTGCCGACTCCGGGCGGGCCAAGGAAGCAGAGGATCGCACCGCCGCCGTCTGGCTTGAGCTTGCGGACGGCGAGGTATTCGAGGATGCGCTTTTTGACCTTTTCCAGCCCGTAGTGGTCGCTGTCGAGCTGTTCGCTGGCTTTCTGGAGGTCAATCTCGTCGTCGGTCGACTTCTGCCAAGGCAGCTCGCTGAGGATCTCGAGGTACGTGCGGATCACGCCGTACTCCGGCGATGCCTGCGGGATGGTCTCCATCCGGCCAAGCTCCCGCTCGGCCTCCTTCATGACCTTCTCGGGCAGGCCGGCCTCTTCGAGGCGTTCGCGCAGCTCTTCGGCCTCGTTGCCCGGGCCTTCGTCGATGTCGCCCAGCTCCTTGCGGATGGCCTTCATCTGCTCCTGCAGGAAGAACCGTCGCTGCGTCTTGTCGATGTTGCTCTTGACCTGCGTCTGGATCTTGTCCTGCAGCTCCAGCACGTCGAGCTGACGCGCCAACCGCTCGGCGACGAGCCGTAGACGACGTGAGACGTTGAGCGTTTCGAGCACTTCCTGCCGCTCGTCCGCATCCCCGGGCAGGTTGGCCGCAAGGAAATCAGCAAGGGCACCGGGCGTCTGGATGTTGTCGAGCAGCTGCTGCGCCTCGTCGGGCGTGTTGGGCGACAGCTCGATCAGCCGCTTAGCCTGCTCGCGGATGCCGCTGACCAGTGCCATGCTCTCGGCGTCTTCGGGGTCCTGGTCCTGCAGCGGCTCAAGGTGACCGACGTGGAAGGGCTCGGTCTGGGCGAGGGCGTGCAGGCGGAACCGGTTGTGGCCGTGGACGATGATGCTCTGGTTGCCGTCGGGCAGGCGAAAAAGCTTGAGGATCATGCAGACCGTGCCGATGGCGTGGAGGTCGCCTTCTTCGGGGTCTTCGTCCTCGGCGTCGCGCTGGGCGACGACGGCGATCATCTTCGGATCGCCACTCATAACCTCTTCGAGCAAGGCCTTGCTCTTGGGCCGGCCGATGTTGAGCGGCATGACGGTGCCGGGGAAGACGACCAGGTTCCGCAGCGGCAGGACCGGCAGCGTGTCGGGAATGTTGACCGAGCTGCCGGCGACGTTGAGCGTCGGGCGATCGCCGTCGTAGCCGACTTCGACGGTTTCGTCGTAATCGACGTCCTCGATGGTGGCTTCGTCCCCGTTCACAGACGCCGGCTCAGGCCGCTTCGTCTTCTTT
Coding sequences:
- the lon gene encoding endopeptidase La, translating into MAKRLAKKKTKRPEPASVNGDEATIEDVDYDETVEVGYDGDRPTLNVAGSSVNIPDTLPVLPLRNLVVFPGTVMPLNIGRPKSKALLEEVMSGDPKMIAVVAQRDAEDEDPEEGDLHAIGTVCMILKLFRLPDGNQSIIVHGHNRFRLHALAQTEPFHVGHLEPLQDQDPEDAESMALVSGIREQAKRLIELSPNTPDEAQQLLDNIQTPGALADFLAANLPGDADERQEVLETLNVSRRLRLVAERLARQLDVLELQDKIQTQVKSNIDKTQRRFFLQEQMKAIRKELGDIDEGPGNEAEELRERLEEAGLPEKVMKEAERELGRMETIPQASPEYGVIRTYLEILSELPWQKSTDDEIDLQKASEQLDSDHYGLEKVKKRILEYLAVRKLKPDGGGAILCFLGPPGVGKTSLGKSIAAATGRNFIRVALGGVRDESEIRGHRRTYIGSMPGRIISELRKGETNNPVMMLDEIDKVGSDFRGDPASALLEVLDPAQNHSFTDHYLDVPFDLSKTLFIATANTMDTVPGPLRDRMEVIDIPGYTQADKFHIGKTYLVPRQLKNNGLKKSQARFNDKALRLIIDGYTREAGVRNLERSIGSVVRSIAAEIVGGGTKKVTVDEAYVEKALGPIKFEDELAARTSVPGVATGLAYTPFGGEILFIEATRMAGKGG